The Lolium perenne isolate Kyuss_39 chromosome 6, Kyuss_2.0, whole genome shotgun sequence genome segment ATTGCGTTTTCTTTTCATAACTACACaagactaagggcatctccaatagGGCGACGCAAATCGGACATTCAAATTGTCCgcgtgcgtccgtttgcgtcgccccgcggacacaaaaatgaccgtttttgtccgtGTATCTGTTTGCACCTGGGGGTGCCTCCAGCGGCCCAACGCATTTGCGATGCGTCGGCATGAATTGGGATGTTTGAAAACAACAAAAAGTGTACATGAAAAAAAAGACGGTATCCTCTAGGCAATgtcttcatggccagccaatgcccactgatgctcaatcaggTCCGTCTGCAGGCGCTTGCACACGGCCTCGTTAGTGACCTCTACATTCATATGCAGATAGTCCTCCCAAGACAATGCCCCAGGGAttggcgcaaccagctcaccttggaaaTCCCAGTGGTTCTCgttgcggccatcaggacgctcgttctcaatgatcatgttgtgcattctCATGCAGCATGTCATCatctcatgcatggtcttcatcgaccatgttcttgccgggtgacggatAATTTCCCACTGAGCTTAGAGCACACCAAATCCTCGCTCcccctgcaagcctcttgcatcttggcaaacctcatCCTCTTCACCAGTGTGacccagtcagggtagatgccatcaacaagataatatggcttgtcatatgcattttCATTGACCTCGTAGCTCACCCGGTgagctttgccttgcataagcctgttgaaaaccggtgattggtgcaacacattgatgtcgttgttggaatcggccatgccaaagaatgaatgccaaattCATAAATCTTTAGATAtgtcagcttcaagaatgacaatTCTTCcatcccagtgcatgcaatctatgctgtcAATCATTCCTGGGAACCCTCTAGACTCTTTGATAGACAACAACTGCtttgtatcctcaacagttggctccctacagtaattcCGGCAATCACGGCTTGGCAAACCCTGTACATGGACTCAAGGCAGGTGCTTTACCCATTCGAAGATATTCATCGAATATATCAACATGCATTCCATATGATAGCATGTGTATAGCtgcggagcatttttggtaggaggtgaagcctagcgcacctattgcatcgggcctgcattggaagtaggggtctTAGTTTCcgacgccccgtagaatgaccatgaacaggtcccttgacatcctaTACCGGCGCCGGAACATTTTTTCCTTGAACACCGGATTGGTGCGGTGGAAGTAGTCCTCGTGGAGCCGGAGGTACCCTTCaactctgttgcgcggcaggttttttgAGCGGCCCTTGACAGAGCCCCGGTGCATCGGTATCTGGCTTGAATTGTACTCGTGGAGGATGGAGGCCGCATCAGTAGCCAATGTCTGCGTCGactgatcggactcctcgtcggaagaggagctaacaacctccgcgcggaacttgCCCAACAcctgccacatgtccatctgcatGGGTAGGaactgcggatcaatggccgcacataatagcgccgaaaacacgagtaagaaacctaccggcgcaattgaccgaacaggtcatGGGCGGCGAGGCCAAGCGGCGCAACCAGTAATTTTTGGCCCCCAAATAGGCGACAGGTGCGCGCCATAGCCTACCCCGACTGAGATCCTGTTCTCCGGTGCGGAGAGGACCGAGCCGACGGCGTGTACTGCAGCGGTGCGGCGAGGCGGCGGCAGGTGGGCTTGAGGTGCTGGCATCACACTAGGGCAACAAAGAAGGGGGAAAGAAACAAATCaaagcggtcgatttcgctgtccctaACGTGCGAGACCAGGTAAGAAAATGACGACGCTCGGCGACCGCGCATCGTCCGCGGAGGCGCAAATCCGGCGCATATTTGGGGCAGGTATGCGTCgccgcggacggcccgatcactttgcgtcgcccgctgaagcagggcccagacgcattttcggtctcCACAGACGCAACATGTCTGTTTgcatcgccccgttggagatgcccctaAAATTTGAAATCTCTTTTGAAACTTGCAAGAAATATATAACTATCTACCGATGGACCGCATATATCTgactttttttttctgtttcttgtCCGAATTCATCTTACTTTCGATTCGAATCCGTAGTCCAATATATCCATATTTAAATCTAAAACCGATCAATATTTCGTTAAGATCGCATTTAAATTCAAAACCGATATTCGCTATGAttccaaaaattaaaaaaatagtaTATGTGATAAAGGATACTGCATAAGCAGTGTCTGATCTGATTTCAATCCGTTCGCACCCCTACCAGCGCGCTCCCGTGCCGTGGCCGTACTCCTGCCCAGCCGCCACGGCGGCCGCCCTCCGTCGCAGTGTCGCGCCCTCCCCaacagacgcattttcggtctaCGCAGACGCAAACGGTTGGTCAACGTCTGTTTGCGTTGCCCCGTTGAAGATGCCCTAAAATTTAAAATCTCTTTTAAAACTTGCAAGAACTATAACTATCTACCGATGGAGGCAtatttctgacttttttttttctgtttctggTCTGAATTCATCTTACTTTCGATTCGAATACGTAGTCCAGTATATCCATATTTGAAGCTAAAGCTACGATCGCATTTGAATCCAAAACCGATCAATATTAGCTACGATtccaaaactaaaaaaaaaaaatagtactGTACTCCGTATGTGATAAAGGATATGGCATAACCAGTATCTGATCTGATTTCAATCCGTTTGCACCCCTACCAGCGCGCTCCCGTGCCGTGGCCGTACTCCTGCCCAGGCGCCCAGCCGCGACGGCGGCCGCCCTCCGTCGCACCTCCCCAACCTCCTCCCCAACAGACCTCGCTCCTCCGCCCTCACCGCGACTCCCCGCCCGCCGCGCTTTCGCTTTTAACCCCTTCTCCGGCGTCGCGCCGTTTCCGCCGTCAGCAGCGGCTCGTCGCCAGTGCCCGCGCCGGTGGAGCTCGGGGAGGCCGAGTCGGAAGAGTGGACCGTATCAGCGGTGGTGGGCGTCGTCCACTGGTCCCGCGCCGGGATTCCTGCAGCCCTAGCTCTTGTTAGagagaaaccctaaccctagctcagATGAGCCGCCGCCGTTACTCGCTGGCGCCAGCGCCTCCGCTGGACGACGAGTTCCTTCTGGAGgagatcctcctccgcctccctccgcaGCCCTCCTCGCTTCCACGCGCCTCTCTCGTCTGCAAGCTTTGGCGCAGCATCCTCTCCGACACCCAATTTCTCAAACGATTCCGGAAACACCACCGTGAGCCTCCTCTGCTCGGCTTCTTCACAGGGCATATTGCCGCGCAACCTCTCTTCACTGCCGCCCTGGACTCACCTGACCGCATCCCTCACACCCGCTTTTCCGTGCCGCAGAGAAACCACCCAGGTGAGAAGTGGTTCTTCATGGGCTGCCGTCACGGCCTCGCCATCCTGATCAATGGCAATGAGCCCGAGGTTGTCGTGTGGGATCCCCTCACCGGCCAACAGCACCGCGTGCCATTTCCATCGGGTATGGACAATAGACGGGGGGATTCCTTTCAGGCCGCCGTGTTGTGCGCTGATGCTGAAGATGAGCATGTGCACGGAGATTGCTTCTTTTGTCCGTTTAAAGTGATTTTGGTTTGTACCGGATACAAGCATGCATTCGGTTCTCTCTACAATTCCAAGTCTGGTGTATGGGGAAATATTGCCTCGACGGCGACTACTGATGAGTTATCTATAAGGCCCAGCATCCTCATTGGGAATGCAGTTTACTG includes the following:
- the LOC127325721 gene encoding uncharacterized protein isoform X1 — its product is MSRRRYSLAPAPPLDDEFLLEEILLRLPPQPSSLPRASLVCKLWRSILSDTQFLKRFRKHHREPPLLGFFTGHIAAQPLFTAALDSPDRIPHTRFSVPQRNHPGEKWFFMGCRHGLAILINGNEPEVVVWDPLTGQQHRVPFPSGMDNRRGDSFQAAVLCADAEDEHVHGDCFFCPFKVILVCTGYKHAFGSLYNSKSGVWGNIASTATTDELSIRPSILIGNAVYWLFCGGDILAFDIERQTLGVIQKPPGSQTADCWSFQLLRTDDGTALCFANLSKLRIYIWVRKMNSYGIARWALQQKFIKLDVLFPQRMDNGYKKATMVGYDEESNVIVLGMYLGDFMLQPESMRFTRFSKRNSWDNKMHYPYTNFYTAGSRAEFRLLRSINC
- the LOC127325721 gene encoding uncharacterized protein isoform X2, producing the protein MSRRRYSLAPAPPLDDEFLLEEILLRLPPQPSSLPRASLVCKLWRSILSDTQFLKRFRKHHREPPLLGFFTGHIAAQPLFTAALDSPDRIPHTRFSVPQRNHPGEKWFFMGCRHGLAILINGNEPEVVVWDPLTGQQHRVPFPSGMDNRRGDSFQAAVLCADAEDEHVHGDCFFCPFKVILVCTGYKHAFGSLYNSKSGVWGNIASTATTDELSIRPSILIGNAVYWLFCGGDILAFDIERQTLGVIQKPPGSQTADCWSFQLLRTDDGTALCFANLSKLRIYIWVRKMNSYGIARWALQQKFIKLDVLFPQRMDNGYKKATMVGYDEESNVIVLGMYLGDFMLQPESMRFTRFSKRNSWDNKMHYPYTNFYTAGRGVGWKWLDLKL